The Rickettsiales bacterium genome segment CCCTTATCCCGTCCTGCTTCGTCATAAGGTAACTGAACGCCGGGAGCGCTGCGGTGATAAAAATCGAATGTAGCGGCAACATAGCCGAGTTTTGCCAGGCGGCGCGTGATATCCATAATATGCTCGGTCATGCCGAACAGTTCACCGCATACGATACAGGCAGGATATTTGCCTTCCTGGGCGGGACGAGCGACATATATACCCATAGACGATGCACTGCCGCCAACGGCGATCTGCAGGGTTTCCGTGGTAATGCTGTTTTCCATGGCGTCTCCTCCTTTTTGCAGTTAGCGTTTGCATATCATCCCCCAAATAAGATAAAAAGCCTTTTTATGGAAATCGTCAGAACAAAAACAGATTTACGGGAAGCGGTAGCGCGGTTGCGTAAAGCCGGCAAGACCATTGCACTTGTGCCGACTATGGGGGCGCTGCATGATGGGCATATTTCGCTCGTGCGAATTGGGTTGCAGCATGCGGATGCGGTGGTGACAAGCATATTTGTAAATCCGACCCAATTTGGGCCGAATGAGGATTTTGCAAAATACCCGCGTACGGAAGAAGAGGATGTGCGCAAGCTGGAAGCTGCCGGGTGCACGATCGCCTATATTCCGAGCGTGGATGAAGTCTATGGCAAAAATGCGATCACGATCGTGCAGGTGCCGGGAATTTCCAGCCAGCTATGCGGAGCGTTCCGTCCCGGCCATTTTGACGGGGTTGCAACGGTTGTAACAAAGCTTTTTATGCAGGCAATGCCGGACGTGGCGATATTTGGTGAGAAGGACTATCAGCAGCTCCATATCATCCGCCAGTTTACACGTGATCTGGATATCCCGGTGCGTATTATCGGTGCGCCGCTGATGCGTGAAGCGGACGGGCTCGCACTTTCCTCTCGTAACCGC includes the following:
- the panC gene encoding pantoate--beta-alanine ligase; this translates as MEIVRTKTDLREAVARLRKAGKTIALVPTMGALHDGHISLVRIGLQHADAVVTSIFVNPTQFGPNEDFAKYPRTEEEDVRKLEAAGCTIAYIPSVDEVYGKNAITIVQVPGISSQLCGAFRPGHFDGVATVVTKLFMQAMPDVAIFGEKDYQQLHIIRQFTRDLDIPVRIIGAPLMREADGLALSSRNRYLSPEEREKAASLYQAMLRVAEDIKAGQNIAEAVSTGKDVLLRNGFRSIDYLEVRDAETLAPISEVKKPARLLAAAYLGNTRLIDNIAL